Proteins from one Halovivax limisalsi genomic window:
- a CDS encoding CGCGG family rSAM-modified RiPP protein, with protein MSSDPTADDESRSVPADRSPGDGREPITRRVHENSWSANLEEPHHADDPERIVEEAIDAIEATAPGYHVNLVTHAAHGHPEGYLWPALESYVAESDARPLEWEYVDQCGCGGHVTRVRVE; from the coding sequence ATGAGTTCAGATCCGACGGCGGACGACGAATCCCGGTCCGTCCCGGCCGACCGTTCCCCCGGCGACGGTCGCGAGCCGATCACCCGACGCGTTCACGAGAACTCCTGGTCCGCCAACCTCGAAGAGCCACACCACGCGGACGACCCCGAGCGCATCGTCGAGGAGGCGATCGACGCCATCGAGGCGACGGCGCCAGGCTACCACGTCAACCTGGTGACCCACGCGGCCCACGGGCACCCGGAGGGCTACCTCTGGCCGGCGCTCGAATCCTACGTGGCCGAGTCGGACGCACGACCGCTCGAATGGGAGTACGTCGACCAGTGCGGCTGCGGCGGCCACGTCACGCGCGTACGGGTCGAGTGA
- a CDS encoding heavy metal translocating P-type ATPase produces MTRSEDVPTASDQTNASDEEPGGRCSLCDLPTPDSPITASDVDGSFCCRGCLSVSRALGSVNDVDAEAIRMRVDGTDPSAPESADDEPAGKTTGREEPDALSDAERAFLAVDGMHCATCEAFLEARAETIDGVHEAVASYAGDTIRVTYDPEALDERDLPDRLSGYGYEAHDRQESDGSPAADAALARFLVGGGFFGMMVMVWYVLFLYPTYFGFDPLFDLGGYAGQYLFWNIWLMTSIVLGYTGFPILRGAWVSLRARRPNMDLLVATAALAAYGYSTLAIVLGRTDLYFDVTVAIILVVTAGTWYEDRVKRRSLDLLRNLTRQRVDTARVIGGVRDIHADADGDVDLGDEVDEVNEPAERDVTAEDDEADDRVPIESVEPGDHLLVRPGERIPLDGTVASGRASVDESLLTGEAIPVGVEPGDTVHGGTLVTDASLVVRVGDDATSSLDRLVELLWTIQSATPGAQRLADRLATIFVPLVLVLAAAATGVSLWVGDGGTDALLLGLTVLIVSCPCALGLATPLAIASGVRSAAERGVVLASEHVFETAPQVDTVVFDKTGTLTTGEMGIRSVHTVDGVSEETLLDRAAALERHSSHPIAGAIVAHAGEADGTTPDPDRATDVEHDRRGVRGRVAGEPTVVGHPALFDDGAWSTRASLVGRVDDIRAAGDVPVVVGWDGAARGVVAVGDEPRSGWRGTVEALSSGRDVVVLTGDDGASADRYRATDAVDEVFDGVPPAGKAATIRQLGERGSVAMIGDGSNDAPALAAADLGVAMGGGTALASDAADAVLTTDDVRAVPDVFGLTRETNRRIRQNLGWAFLYNAIAIPLALLDVLNPLAAALAMAASSTLVVLNSARSMDP; encoded by the coding sequence ATGACACGGAGTGAGGACGTCCCCACGGCCAGCGATCAGACGAACGCGTCCGACGAGGAACCCGGCGGTCGGTGTTCGCTCTGTGACCTGCCGACGCCGGACTCGCCGATCACCGCCAGCGACGTCGACGGCTCGTTCTGCTGTCGCGGCTGCCTGTCGGTATCGCGGGCGCTGGGCTCCGTCAACGACGTCGATGCGGAGGCGATTCGAATGCGAGTGGACGGGACCGATCCATCGGCGCCGGAGTCGGCCGACGACGAACCGGCTGGAAAGACGACCGGTCGCGAGGAGCCTGACGCGCTGTCGGACGCCGAGCGAGCCTTTCTCGCCGTCGACGGCATGCACTGTGCCACCTGCGAGGCGTTTCTCGAAGCTCGCGCCGAGACCATCGACGGCGTTCACGAGGCCGTCGCGAGTTACGCGGGTGACACCATCCGGGTGACGTACGACCCCGAGGCACTCGACGAGCGCGACCTGCCGGACCGACTCTCCGGCTACGGATACGAGGCCCACGACCGGCAGGAGAGCGACGGCTCGCCCGCCGCCGACGCGGCGCTCGCGCGATTTCTCGTCGGCGGCGGCTTCTTCGGCATGATGGTCATGGTCTGGTACGTCCTGTTTCTGTACCCGACGTACTTCGGCTTCGACCCGCTGTTCGACCTGGGCGGCTACGCCGGCCAGTACCTCTTCTGGAACATCTGGCTCATGACCTCGATCGTGCTGGGCTACACCGGGTTTCCCATCCTTCGGGGCGCCTGGGTGAGCCTCCGCGCCCGTCGCCCGAACATGGACCTCCTCGTCGCCACGGCCGCGCTGGCCGCCTACGGCTACAGCACGCTGGCGATCGTCCTCGGGCGGACGGACCTCTACTTCGACGTCACCGTCGCGATCATCCTGGTCGTCACCGCGGGCACGTGGTACGAGGACCGTGTCAAGCGACGGTCGCTCGATCTCCTCCGGAACCTCACCCGCCAGCGCGTCGACACGGCGCGGGTGATTGGAGGGGTGCGGGACATCCATGCGGACGCGGACGGCGATGTTGACCTCGGCGATGAGGTGGACGAAGTCAACGAACCGGCCGAACGTGACGTGACAGCCGAAGACGACGAGGCGGACGACCGGGTCCCGATCGAGTCGGTCGAACCCGGAGATCACCTGCTCGTCCGGCCAGGCGAGCGGATTCCGCTCGACGGGACCGTCGCATCGGGGCGCGCATCGGTCGACGAATCGTTGCTCACGGGCGAGGCGATCCCGGTCGGCGTCGAACCCGGCGATACGGTCCACGGCGGCACGCTGGTCACGGACGCTTCGCTCGTCGTGCGGGTCGGCGACGACGCGACGAGCAGTCTCGACCGACTGGTCGAACTGCTCTGGACCATCCAGAGCGCGACGCCGGGCGCCCAGCGGCTGGCCGATCGGCTGGCGACGATCTTCGTCCCGCTCGTGCTCGTCCTGGCTGCCGCGGCCACCGGCGTCTCGCTGTGGGTCGGCGACGGTGGTACCGACGCGCTCCTCCTCGGACTGACGGTCCTCATCGTCTCCTGTCCCTGCGCGCTCGGACTGGCGACGCCGCTGGCCATCGCGTCGGGCGTCCGGTCGGCGGCCGAGCGCGGCGTCGTCCTCGCGAGCGAACACGTCTTCGAGACGGCGCCCCAGGTCGACACCGTCGTCTTCGACAAGACGGGGACGCTCACGACCGGCGAGATGGGCATCAGATCGGTCCACACCGTCGACGGCGTCTCCGAAGAGACGCTGCTGGACCGAGCGGCCGCCCTGGAACGCCACAGTTCGCACCCGATCGCCGGCGCGATCGTCGCCCACGCGGGCGAGGCCGACGGGACGACACCCGACCCGGATCGCGCGACGGACGTCGAACACGACCGACGCGGCGTCCGGGGGCGAGTGGCCGGCGAGCCGACGGTCGTCGGCCACCCGGCGCTGTTCGACGATGGGGCGTGGTCGACGCGCGCGTCGCTGGTCGGTCGAGTGGACGATATCCGCGCCGCGGGCGACGTACCCGTCGTCGTCGGCTGGGACGGTGCGGCCCGCGGCGTCGTGGCGGTGGGAGACGAACCCCGGTCCGGGTGGCGCGGGACGGTGGAGGCGCTGTCGTCCGGCCGTGACGTCGTCGTCCTCACCGGCGACGACGGCGCGAGCGCCGATCGATATCGCGCGACCGACGCCGTCGACGAAGTGTTCGACGGCGTCCCGCCGGCGGGGAAGGCGGCGACGATTCGCCAACTCGGCGAGCGTGGCTCGGTGGCGATGATCGGCGACGGGAGCAACGACGCGCCGGCGCTCGCGGCGGCCGACCTCGGCGTCGCGATGGGCGGCGGGACCGCCCTCGCCAGCGACGCCGCCGACGCCGTGCTCACGACCGACGACGTCAGGGCGGTCCCCGACGTGTTCGGACTGACCCGGGAGACGAACCGCCGCATCCGACAGAATCTGGGCTGGGCGTTCCTGTACAACGCCATCGCCATCCCCCTGGCCCTGCTTGACGTCCTGAACCCGCTCGCCGCGGCGCTCGCGATGGCCGCCAGCAGCACCCTGGTCGTACTCAACTCCGCCCGGTCGATGGATCCGTAG
- a CDS encoding TIGR04053 family radical SAM/SPASM domain-containing protein, producing the protein MQPRSVDTADRPLVLIWELTQACHLACEHCRAEADPGRHPEELTTAEGKRLLETAADFGDGQLVVLSGGDPLVRDDVEELVAHGTDRGLQMTITPSGTRSLTNDRIRGLADAGIKRMAVSLDGATPERHDAFRGETGSFAETMRAARDAKAAGIPIQVNTTVCASTVSDLPAIRDLLEELGVVLWSVFFLVPVGRGRVLESISPERAEAVMEWLDDVNRDSPFGLKTTEAPMYRRVVAQRAADRRADPNGPEGRPSTGSEADGRPSAATTRRGGIVAGDGFCFVSHTGEVFPSGFLPESAGNVRETPVTEIYRESDLFQSLRDREQLTGKCGACEFRALCGGSRSRAYATTGDPLASDPLCSYVPEGYDGPMPWDEADRVPGAAGVDS; encoded by the coding sequence ATGCAACCCCGGAGCGTCGACACCGCCGACCGACCGCTCGTTCTCATCTGGGAGCTCACGCAGGCCTGTCATCTCGCTTGCGAGCACTGCCGCGCCGAGGCCGATCCCGGCAGACACCCGGAGGAACTGACGACCGCGGAGGGAAAGCGACTCCTCGAGACGGCCGCGGACTTCGGGGACGGACAGCTGGTCGTCCTCTCGGGCGGCGATCCCCTGGTCCGGGACGACGTCGAGGAGCTGGTCGCCCACGGGACCGACCGCGGCCTCCAGATGACCATCACGCCGAGCGGCACGCGCTCGCTCACGAACGACCGAATTCGAGGTCTCGCCGACGCGGGTATCAAGCGGATGGCGGTCAGTCTCGACGGCGCGACGCCCGAGCGCCACGACGCGTTTCGCGGCGAAACGGGGAGCTTCGCGGAGACGATGCGAGCGGCTCGCGACGCGAAGGCCGCTGGCATCCCGATCCAGGTGAACACGACGGTCTGTGCGAGTACGGTGTCCGACCTGCCGGCGATCCGCGACCTCCTCGAGGAACTCGGCGTCGTCCTCTGGAGCGTCTTCTTCCTGGTGCCCGTCGGCCGGGGGCGAGTGCTCGAATCGATCTCGCCCGAGCGAGCCGAAGCCGTGATGGAGTGGCTCGACGACGTCAATCGTGACTCTCCGTTCGGTCTCAAGACGACGGAGGCGCCGATGTACCGCCGCGTCGTCGCCCAGCGAGCGGCCGATCGGCGGGCCGATCCGAACGGGCCCGAGGGACGACCGTCCACGGGCAGCGAGGCTGACGGTCGTCCGTCGGCAGCCACGACCCGCCGCGGCGGCATCGTCGCGGGCGACGGCTTCTGCTTCGTAAGCCACACCGGCGAGGTATTCCCGTCGGGCTTCCTCCCGGAATCGGCCGGCAACGTCCGGGAGACGCCGGTCACCGAAATCTACCGGGAGAGTGACCTCTTCCAGTCGCTTCGCGACCGCGAACAACTTACCGGCAAGTGCGGCGCCTGCGAGTTCCGCGCGCTCTGTGGCGGCAGTCGCTCGCGGGCGTACGCGACGACCGGCGATCCGCTCGCCAGCGACCCGCTCTGTTCGTACGTCCCAGAGGGCTACGACGGCCCGATGCCGTGGGACGAGGCCGATCGGGTCCCCGGGGCGGCCGGCGTCGACTCGTAA
- a CDS encoding winged helix-turn-helix domain-containing protein, translated as MTETLSPGSEDGVARVCHALNDPTCRSILERLEEPTSATDLSGACDCSSSTVYRKLDRLRAAGLVERRHVILPDYSQATRYVRTVDEITIGLDAVRAIESNRPSGGER; from the coding sequence ATGACTGAGACGCTCAGCCCAGGGTCGGAGGACGGGGTCGCGCGGGTCTGTCACGCGCTGAACGACCCGACGTGTCGCTCGATCCTCGAACGGCTCGAAGAGCCGACGTCGGCGACGGACCTCTCGGGCGCCTGTGACTGCTCCTCGTCGACGGTCTACCGGAAACTGGACCGGCTCCGGGCCGCCGGCCTCGTCGAACGTCGCCACGTGATCCTGCCGGATTACAGTCAGGCGACGCGGTACGTCCGGACGGTCGACGAGATAACGATCGGCCTCGACGCCGTTCGAGCGATCGAGTCGAATCGACCGTCGGGCGGGGAGCGGTAG
- a CDS encoding helix-turn-helix domain-containing protein encodes MTGYQATIVVDDPGGCPVALAADARDSTVESVSRSSLRDAETVVEEFTVDDPNEELAGQFSRGPAETASAAPAADTSENHQLADSTDGTAEDPVTLTPVGSAGATRTYRFTRSWSDDCVCEVVEGAGNPVNSLRAVDGALHVGVTGPDLDSLSETITDLKARFDGVSLRELTRHAESDESDLVLVDRARLTARQQEVLETAHELGYFEYPKGANAGEVADALGISGSTFAEHLGAAQSKLLDAILEAR; translated from the coding sequence ATGACGGGCTACCAGGCGACGATCGTCGTCGACGACCCCGGCGGCTGTCCGGTCGCGCTGGCGGCCGACGCTCGCGATTCGACGGTCGAATCCGTCTCGCGATCCTCGCTTCGCGACGCGGAGACCGTCGTCGAGGAGTTTACCGTCGACGATCCGAACGAGGAACTGGCCGGCCAGTTCTCCCGTGGACCGGCCGAGACCGCGAGCGCAGCGCCAGCGGCGGATACGTCCGAGAATCACCAGTTGGCCGATAGTACGGACGGGACTGCGGAAGATCCAGTCACCCTCACGCCGGTCGGCAGCGCCGGCGCCACCCGGACCTATCGCTTCACCAGGAGCTGGTCGGACGACTGCGTCTGTGAAGTCGTCGAAGGGGCCGGGAACCCGGTCAACTCGCTTCGAGCCGTCGACGGAGCACTGCACGTCGGCGTCACCGGGCCGGACCTCGACTCGCTCTCGGAGACGATCACCGACCTCAAGGCGCGCTTCGACGGCGTCTCGTTGCGAGAGCTCACCCGACACGCCGAATCCGACGAGAGCGACCTCGTCCTCGTCGATCGCGCGAGATTGACGGCGCGCCAGCAGGAAGTGCTGGAGACGGCCCACGAACTCGGCTACTTCGAGTACCCGAAAGGGGCGAACGCCGGCGAGGTGGCCGACGCGCTCGGCATCAGCGGCTCGACGTTCGCGGAACACCTGGGCGCCGCCCAGTCGAAGCTGCTCGACGCGATTCTGGAAGCGCGATAG
- a CDS encoding b(o/a)3-type cytochrome-c oxidase subunit 1, which yields MSAYLDQFPREARLVKASMFSAFVALAIGATFGFVQVLHRADVLRIFSSADYYTVLTAHGVLLAITFTIFFLVGLFTWGVTTSLDRGLEDMRLSWGWYGMMVVGALLAVIAIFAGFMDAPPEVLGSELQASVLFTFYAPMQANPIFYLGLALFVVGTWIAGLDWFRSYWAWKREHPGERTPLPTFMALTTMLFWILSSAGVAVAILFFLLPWSLGIVDSVNPLLTRTLFWFFGHAVVYFWLMPAYMLWYILLPKLSGGKLFSDPLARVVFVLFLLLSTPTGIHHQYMDPGIAEGFKFIVMVNTMFLLLPSLLTAFTVVASMEHGARQRGGTGYVRWLGKLPWRDPTFTGMALAGLLFAAAGFSGMINAGMNINYLVHNTFWIVGHFHLTVGTAVALTFMAGAYWFVPQVTGKPLWNRSVALVQTVLWFLGMVFMSNAMHRGGLMSIPRRTAEPQYNFEFEGSVGSVAELDAQVVLGGTILTISMLLFLVVIAMTLLGSRGEVPDNEYAGTLSGPEHSPAILDNLKLWTAMAVVLIVLAYSLPLAAIVERHGLFGPGIEGITRVLPMVDPILARLTSVVIA from the coding sequence ATGAGCGCGTACCTCGACCAGTTCCCCCGCGAAGCGCGGCTGGTGAAGGCGTCGATGTTCTCCGCGTTCGTCGCGCTGGCCATCGGGGCGACGTTCGGCTTCGTGCAGGTCCTCCACCGGGCGGACGTCCTCCGTATCTTCAGTTCGGCGGACTACTACACCGTCCTGACCGCCCACGGCGTCCTGCTCGCGATCACGTTTACCATCTTCTTCCTCGTCGGCCTCTTCACCTGGGGCGTGACGACGAGTCTCGATCGGGGACTCGAGGATATGCGCCTGTCGTGGGGCTGGTACGGGATGATGGTGGTCGGCGCGCTGCTGGCGGTGATCGCCATCTTCGCCGGCTTCATGGACGCGCCGCCGGAGGTGCTCGGCTCCGAGCTCCAGGCCAGCGTCCTCTTTACGTTCTACGCCCCGATGCAGGCCAATCCCATCTTCTACCTCGGGCTGGCGCTGTTCGTCGTCGGGACGTGGATCGCCGGCCTCGACTGGTTCCGATCCTACTGGGCCTGGAAGCGCGAACACCCCGGCGAACGGACGCCGCTGCCGACGTTCATGGCGCTCACGACGATGCTGTTCTGGATTCTCTCGTCGGCCGGCGTCGCCGTCGCGATCCTGTTCTTCCTACTGCCGTGGTCGCTGGGGATCGTCGACTCCGTCAACCCGCTGCTCACCCGGACGCTGTTCTGGTTCTTCGGCCACGCCGTCGTCTACTTCTGGCTGATGCCGGCGTACATGCTCTGGTACATCCTGTTGCCGAAACTCTCGGGCGGGAAGCTGTTCAGCGATCCGCTCGCGCGCGTGGTCTTCGTCCTCTTCCTGCTGCTCTCGACGCCGACGGGCATCCACCACCAGTACATGGACCCCGGCATCGCGGAGGGATTCAAGTTCATCGTCATGGTGAACACGATGTTCCTCCTGCTGCCGAGCCTGCTGACGGCCTTTACCGTCGTCGCGAGCATGGAACACGGCGCCCGCCAGCGCGGCGGCACCGGCTACGTCCGCTGGCTCGGCAAACTCCCCTGGCGCGACCCGACCTTCACGGGGATGGCCCTGGCCGGCCTCCTGTTCGCCGCCGCCGGCTTCTCCGGGATGATCAACGCGGGGATGAACATCAACTACCTCGTGCACAACACGTTCTGGATCGTCGGGCACTTCCACCTGACCGTCGGGACGGCCGTCGCGCTCACCTTCATGGCGGGCGCGTACTGGTTCGTGCCGCAGGTGACGGGCAAGCCGCTGTGGAACCGCTCGGTCGCGCTCGTCCAGACCGTGCTGTGGTTCCTCGGGATGGTGTTCATGTCCAACGCGATGCACCGCGGCGGTCTGATGAGCATCCCCCGTCGGACGGCCGAACCCCAGTACAACTTCGAGTTCGAGGGATCGGTCGGGAGCGTCGCCGAACTCGACGCGCAGGTCGTCCTCGGCGGGACCATCCTCACGATCTCGATGCTGCTCTTCCTGGTCGTGATCGCGATGACGCTGCTCGGGAGTCGGGGCGAGGTTCCCGACAACGAGTACGCCGGGACGCTCTCGGGGCCGGAACACTCGCCGGCGATCCTCGACAACCTCAAGCTCTGGACGGCGATGGCGGTCGTCCTCATCGTGCTGGCCTACTCGCTGCCGCTGGCGGCGATCGTCGAGCGACACGGCCTGTTCGGACCGGGAATCGAAGGGATCACGCGCGTCCTGCCGATGGTCGACCCGATCCTCGCCCGTCTCACGTCGGTGGTGATAGCCTGA
- a CDS encoding heavy metal translocating P-type ATPase, whose protein sequence is MAPCSLCGLPTPTPPVADADGEGSYCCRGCLEVDAALGGLDDVDRGDVRERTVEPGADDSAEPTIPDDADVAFFDVDGMHCATCEGFVALLAERVDGVCGIEVNYATETARVGYDPAVTDPESIAAGIAGHGYRARPKGESAADDDGADRSRAAEDDLATRLLVGGFLTFLIKPWYLFYFYPSYVGLETGILDVDATTAAGRYVPMVSIAVMTTIVLCYTGYPVLRGAYVSLRVRRPNMDLLVALAAVSAYGYSTLSLVTGGDYLYYDVTVAVVMVVSLGRYVERKRRRAATDRLSSLASARTDEARRLTPDGRTEAVSVDALEPGDVVRVKPGERIPIDGTVASGTAAVDESVLTGESLPRTTGEGDDVVGGSIVTDAPIEVTVGADAASTLDRIAELVWSVQSGTPGIQRFADRLATVFVPLVFTLSIGVTAFLLATGASRSSALLVGLAVLVVSCPCAMGLATPLAVASGLRDGLERGIVVANESLFESAPAIETVVFDKTGTLTTGEMTVRDVDPVAGETAEAVLERAAAVERYAEHPAANAIADYAADRGVDGPEPNPVPADEPPHSTAESAEKEAPPTRPDGGSTAKGADRSDRVGSITDFRSHPGEGVSALVDGQRVAVGTPDLVEREIGSIGNALCNRVEAVREAGHLPVVVGYDGAARGVIAVGDAERAEWDDVAAAVGDREVIVLTGDDERAAEKFSDHPAVDRVFAGVPPDGKVETIRRLSAAGPVAMVGDGTNDAPALGAADLSIAMGRATAYATDAADVVLTRDDLRDVPAVFDLAGRTRRRIRENVAWALTYNAVALPLAVTGLINPLFAAVAMASSSLFVVANSARSILDDGDE, encoded by the coding sequence ATGGCCCCCTGTTCGCTGTGCGGCCTCCCGACGCCGACGCCGCCGGTGGCCGACGCCGACGGCGAGGGATCGTACTGCTGTCGGGGCTGTCTCGAGGTCGACGCGGCGCTGGGCGGGTTGGACGACGTCGATCGCGGCGACGTCCGCGAGCGGACCGTCGAGCCCGGTGCGGACGATTCGGCGGAGCCGACGATCCCGGACGACGCCGACGTCGCGTTCTTCGACGTCGACGGCATGCACTGTGCGACCTGCGAGGGGTTCGTCGCGCTGCTGGCCGAGCGCGTCGACGGGGTGTGCGGAATCGAGGTGAATTACGCCACCGAGACCGCCCGCGTCGGGTACGATCCCGCGGTGACGGACCCGGAATCGATCGCGGCGGGGATCGCCGGCCACGGCTATCGCGCTCGTCCTAAAGGCGAGTCCGCAGCGGACGATGATGGGGCGGATCGGTCGCGGGCGGCGGAGGACGACCTCGCGACGCGGCTGCTCGTCGGCGGCTTTCTCACGTTTCTCATCAAGCCCTGGTACCTCTTTTACTTCTACCCGAGCTACGTCGGCCTCGAAACGGGGATCCTCGACGTGGACGCGACGACTGCGGCCGGGCGGTACGTTCCGATGGTCTCGATCGCGGTCATGACGACGATCGTGCTGTGCTACACCGGCTACCCCGTCCTGCGCGGGGCCTACGTCAGCCTCCGGGTGCGCCGGCCGAACATGGACCTGCTCGTCGCGCTGGCGGCGGTCTCGGCGTACGGCTACAGCACGCTGTCGCTGGTCACCGGCGGCGACTATCTCTACTACGACGTCACGGTCGCCGTCGTCATGGTGGTGAGTCTCGGGCGCTACGTCGAACGAAAGCGCCGTCGCGCGGCGACCGACCGGCTCTCCTCGCTCGCCTCGGCTCGCACCGACGAGGCGAGACGACTCACCCCGGACGGCCGCACGGAGGCGGTCTCGGTCGACGCGCTCGAACCGGGCGATGTCGTCCGCGTCAAACCGGGCGAGCGGATCCCGATCGACGGCACCGTCGCGTCCGGCACGGCCGCGGTCGACGAGTCGGTCCTGACGGGGGAGTCGCTTCCCCGGACGACGGGCGAGGGCGACGACGTGGTCGGCGGCTCGATCGTGACGGACGCCCCGATCGAGGTGACGGTCGGGGCGGACGCGGCGAGCACGCTCGATCGGATCGCCGAACTCGTCTGGTCGGTCCAGAGCGGGACGCCCGGCATCCAGCGATTCGCGGATCGCCTCGCGACGGTCTTCGTGCCGCTCGTCTTCACCCTCTCGATCGGCGTGACGGCCTTCCTGCTTGCGACGGGTGCGTCGCGCTCGAGCGCCCTGCTCGTCGGGCTCGCCGTCCTCGTCGTCTCGTGTCCCTGCGCGATGGGCCTGGCCACGCCGCTGGCCGTGGCGTCGGGACTGCGCGACGGGCTCGAACGCGGGATCGTCGTCGCCAACGAGTCGCTGTTCGAGTCGGCACCGGCGATCGAGACGGTCGTCTTCGACAAGACGGGGACGCTTACGACCGGCGAGATGACCGTCCGGGACGTCGATCCCGTGGCCGGAGAGACGGCCGAAGCCGTGCTCGAGCGGGCGGCCGCGGTGGAACGCTACGCCGAGCATCCGGCCGCGAACGCCATCGCGGACTACGCGGCCGACCGTGGTGTGGACGGCCCCGAACCGAACCCCGTTCCAGCGGACGAACCGCCGCACTCGACCGCCGAATCCGCCGAGAAGGAAGCGCCCCCGACCCGACCAGACGGCGGGTCGACCGCGAAGGGTGCCGATCGGTCTGACCGGGTGGGTTCGATCACAGACTTCCGCAGTCATCCCGGGGAGGGCGTCAGTGCGCTGGTCGACGGCCAGCGCGTCGCGGTGGGGACGCCGGATCTCGTCGAGCGGGAGATCGGATCGATCGGGAACGCGCTTTGCAATCGGGTCGAGGCGGTTCGCGAGGCCGGCCACCTTCCCGTCGTCGTAGGGTACGACGGCGCGGCCAGGGGCGTCATCGCGGTCGGTGACGCCGAGCGGGCGGAGTGGGACGACGTCGCCGCGGCCGTCGGGGATCGCGAGGTGATCGTCCTGACCGGCGACGACGAGCGCGCGGCCGAGAAATTCAGCGATCATCCCGCCGTCGACCGGGTGTTCGCCGGTGTCCCGCCGGACGGCAAGGTCGAAACGATCCGCCGGCTGTCGGCCGCCGGGCCGGTGGCGATGGTCGGCGACGGGACGAACGACGCGCCCGCCCTCGGCGCGGCCGACCTCTCGATCGCCATGGGTCGCGCCACCGCGTACGCGACGGACGCGGCCGACGTCGTCCTCACGCGCGACGATCTCCGTGACGTTCCGGCCGTCTTCGATCTGGCCGGTCGGACGCGCCGGCGCATCCGCGAGAACGTCGCCTGGGCCCTGACGTACAACGCCGTCGCCCTCCCGCTCGCGGTGACCGGCCTGATCAACCCGCTGTTCGCCGCGGTCGCGATGGCGTCCAGCAGCCTCTTCGTCGTCGCCAACTCCGCGCGGTCGATACTCGACGACGGTGACGAGTGA
- a CDS encoding cytochrome c biogenesis protein CcdA, translated as MTDLSTLGGIGFALYAGVLTFFSPCAYALLPGYVGFYVGRAEGESTLWGSFARGIVAGVGVLVVLGGFLGLTYVVGNRVVDLLAVVEPAVGLALVVLGVLIVFDRAPSLSIQLPERRTGLLGFGIFGAGYAAASAGCVAPVVLAVVSLGLSTSAAGGLVVLGTYVATVSILMVSVTVAAGTGLSAGREWVLANRGRLEQAAGVLLILAGAGQLYVAFAVEYSL; from the coding sequence GTGACGGACCTCTCGACGCTCGGCGGGATCGGGTTCGCGCTCTACGCCGGGGTGCTCACGTTCTTCTCGCCGTGTGCGTACGCGCTCCTGCCGGGCTACGTCGGGTTCTACGTCGGACGGGCGGAGGGCGAATCGACGCTCTGGGGCTCGTTCGCGCGCGGGATCGTCGCCGGCGTCGGTGTGCTGGTCGTCCTCGGCGGCTTTCTCGGGTTGACGTACGTCGTCGGCAACCGCGTCGTCGACCTCCTGGCCGTCGTCGAACCGGCCGTCGGGCTCGCGCTCGTCGTTCTCGGCGTTCTCATAGTCTTCGACCGCGCGCCCTCGCTGTCGATCCAGTTACCCGAGCGCCGAACCGGACTCCTTGGGTTCGGCATCTTCGGCGCCGGGTACGCCGCGGCCTCGGCCGGCTGCGTCGCGCCGGTCGTCCTCGCCGTCGTCAGTCTCGGCCTGTCGACGTCGGCCGCCGGGGGGCTGGTCGTCCTCGGCACCTACGTCGCGACCGTCTCGATCCTGATGGTGTCGGTGACCGTCGCGGCGGGAACCGGCCTCTCGGCGGGCAGGGAGTGGGTGCTCGCGAACCGCGGCCGGCTCGAACAGGCCGCCGGCGTGCTCCTCATCCTCGCCGGCGCCGGCCAACTGTACGTGGCCTTCGCCGTCGAGTACTCCCTCTAA
- a CDS encoding cytochrome-ba3 oxidase subunit, with protein sequence MDLDSLAPRYVAIVGAVALLPAAWYVLGRPSTVAAVAAVNVVLIVAALWAAMGPHDVRSDDAAH encoded by the coding sequence ATGGATCTCGATTCACTGGCGCCGCGGTACGTCGCGATCGTCGGCGCGGTCGCCCTGCTCCCGGCCGCCTGGTACGTCCTCGGCCGGCCCAGCACCGTCGCCGCCGTCGCCGCGGTCAACGTCGTCCTCATCGTCGCCGCGCTCTGGGCGGCGATGGGGCCCCACGACGTCCGGAGCGACGACGCCGCCCACTGA